Proteins from one Oncorhynchus gorbuscha isolate QuinsamMale2020 ecotype Even-year linkage group LG18, OgorEven_v1.0, whole genome shotgun sequence genomic window:
- the LOC124002581 gene encoding probable Bax inhibitor 1 isoform X1 — protein sequence MNVFDRSINFDSLFKFSQISHSTQLHLKNVYSSLALCMFVAAAGAYVHVVTRLFQGGMLTMLGSLAMMAWLAMTPHSPVTEKKRLAILSGFAFFTGVGLGPTMDYVISINPSIIVTAFLGTSIIFLCFTLSALYAQRRSYLFLGGTLMSGLSILLLVSFLNMFLGSVMLFTAHMYLGLVIMCGFVLFDTQLIIEKAEMGDKDYIWHSVDLFLDFVTIFRKLMVILAMNEKQDNKKKEKK from the exons ATGAACGTGTTCGATCGAAGTATAAATTTTGATTCCCTTTTTAAATTTTCCCAAAT CTCCCACTCCACTCAGCTGCACCTGAAGAATGTCTACTCCAGCCTGGCCCTGTGCATGTTTGTGGCTGCAGCAGGAGCCTACGTCCACGTCGTCACCAGGCTCTTCCAG GGAGGGATGTTGACCATGCTGGGCTCCCTGGCCATGATGGCTTGGCTGGCTATGACTCCCCACAGCCCTGTGACTGAGAAGAAGAGACTGGCCATCCTCTCTGGTTTTGCCTTCTTCACAG GTGTTGGTTTGGGCCCAACCATGGATTATGTCATCTCTATTAACCCAAG CATCATTGTGACAGCTTTCCTGGGGACCTCAATCATCTTTTTGTGCTTCACGCTGAGTGCCCTCTACGCCCAGCGCAGGAGCTACCTCTTCCTTGGAG GTACTCTAATGTCCGGACTGTCCATCCTGCTCCTGGTCTCTTTCCTCAACATGTTCCTGGGGTCTGTCATGTTGTTTACG gcTCACATGTACCTCGGTCTGGTCATCATGTGTGGATTTGTGCTGTTTGACACTCAACTCATCATTGAGAAGGCTGAGATGGGAGACAAAGACTACATCTG GCACTCTGTGGATCTCTTCTTGGACTTTGTGACCATCTTCAGGAAGCTCATGGTTATTCTGGCCATGAATGAGAAG CAGGACaacaagaagaaggagaagaagtaa
- the LOC124002581 gene encoding probable Bax inhibitor 1 isoform X2, producing MNVFDRSINFDSLFKFSQISHSTQLHLKNVYSSLALCMFVAAAGAYVHVVTRLFQGGMLTMLGSLAMMAWLAMTPHSPVTEKKRLAILSGFAFFTGVGLGPTMDYVISINPSIIVTAFLGTSIIFLCFTLSALYAQRRSYLFLGGTLMSGLSILLLVSFLNMFLGSVMLFTAHMYLGLVIMCGFVLFDTQLIIEKAEMGDKDYIWHSVDLFLDFVTIFRKLMVILAMNEKDNKKKEKK from the exons ATGAACGTGTTCGATCGAAGTATAAATTTTGATTCCCTTTTTAAATTTTCCCAAAT CTCCCACTCCACTCAGCTGCACCTGAAGAATGTCTACTCCAGCCTGGCCCTGTGCATGTTTGTGGCTGCAGCAGGAGCCTACGTCCACGTCGTCACCAGGCTCTTCCAG GGAGGGATGTTGACCATGCTGGGCTCCCTGGCCATGATGGCTTGGCTGGCTATGACTCCCCACAGCCCTGTGACTGAGAAGAAGAGACTGGCCATCCTCTCTGGTTTTGCCTTCTTCACAG GTGTTGGTTTGGGCCCAACCATGGATTATGTCATCTCTATTAACCCAAG CATCATTGTGACAGCTTTCCTGGGGACCTCAATCATCTTTTTGTGCTTCACGCTGAGTGCCCTCTACGCCCAGCGCAGGAGCTACCTCTTCCTTGGAG GTACTCTAATGTCCGGACTGTCCATCCTGCTCCTGGTCTCTTTCCTCAACATGTTCCTGGGGTCTGTCATGTTGTTTACG gcTCACATGTACCTCGGTCTGGTCATCATGTGTGGATTTGTGCTGTTTGACACTCAACTCATCATTGAGAAGGCTGAGATGGGAGACAAAGACTACATCTG GCACTCTGTGGATCTCTTCTTGGACTTTGTGACCATCTTCAGGAAGCTCATGGTTATTCTGGCCATGAATGAGAAG GACaacaagaagaaggagaagaagtaa